The genomic region atttaaaaataaagaataattagtaagcaaaaacaaaggcaaaagtagtaaaaaagtaataaaagacaaggtagaataatagCAGGTGATTTTTatccaaagtgctttacagtacAGGTTTACTTTTCCATCAGAATATGTAACTGTAAGTTGCCGTGGTGGAACAACAGTGACGTCGTCGTCACCTGACATTCAGTACCACGACCCGGGTCCGTCCTGGTTTTGAACCCACTTCTGAGAGTCTGTGTTATTTTGGATAAAAGTGCTAAATTCTGCTAAATGACCAGATGCTTTGCATGACTTTAAATATGTTTTCCTGGGTATCTACCCCATGGTGATGGTGTTGCTAGCATATGGCTGTTTCACATGAGCCACTGAACAGAGTTTGAGGAAATGCGCTTGAGGGATGTGAAGAATGGAGTGGTTTTGCAGCGATGTGTCTTTTGTTTGTTCTTATCCAGACAGGTGCGCTGGAGTCCCACACCTGCATATATAAGGGACGCCTCCCCTCTCTTAGCGAGCAGCAGCTAGTGGACTGCTCTAGGTCCTATGGGAACGAAGGCTGCAATGGAGGCTACATAGACAGGGCCTATGAGTACGTCATCAAGACTGGAGGAGTGGACACTGAGGACTCGTATCCTTACGAGGCAGAGGTACTATAACAGATAATGCACTCTTCATTTGGATGTTCAGTATTATTTATGGTTGTGATATTTTGGCCAGCTGCAGATCTAACTCTTAAATCCAACCCTAAAGTAAGGTAAAGTAAAGCACAAAATAGTGCATTCTCACAGACCTCTCAACCTGTTCACTTCCCCAAAACAGCTCATTTACTGTATTTCACATGAAGTACACTTTGTCTGTAGGAGTAGGCCTAGGGGAACAAcatatttttactgtgtataCAGAAATAtaatgtgtattattattattattattattattattattattattattatttctatatTACAAAAGAATGCAATAAAGTATTATGAAGCAATGCTACATGTATTTTGTCACAGCTAGTTTTAGACTGTGTAGACTGGGCCATCTGCTAACAAGGCAAATATGAATGCCTCTCAGGATGACACCTGTCGCTTTAAGCGCTCGGCTATCAGTGTGTCCTGTAAAGGCTACACTGAGGTGAAACCTCCAGGAGAGGAGTCCGCTCTGCAGGAAGCTGTGGCCAACGAGGGACCCGTGTCTGTGGCCATTGATGCTGAGAACGACTTCCGAAACTACCAGTCTGGTGGGTCCTGTTGTATATTTACATCATAGACTTAAAGGTACGgtttgaatgtttacaatgtttgtatgggtggcaggtccttcagtgccttggcccccaaactctggaactccctcccccaaccccttcgtgcctgtccttctcttcctttcttcaaagcacatctcaagacctttctgtttaatgatcacttctccacacccaacacatagttccatacagataacttgtctttgttgtattgttttgtttgtttgttattgtgtttccctgcctttgtctctgttgtattgtttgtttgtttgttattgtgtttccctgccttcctactatgtaaagcgatcttgggtttgagaaaggcgctatataaaataaacgtattattattatttacatcgTAGCCTTAAAGGTacagtttgtatatttacaccgTAGACTTATAGGTacagtttgtatatttacattgtagacTTAAAGGCACAGTTTGCAATTCTACTGTGAGGTTGTTGATGCTTGAGCACATTAgccaaattcaattcaaatcaaatcaaatcacactcctgtcctagcctgacgagccagacccagatcaagatgtagggtctgggaactcaccattggcagcgctcaatccgaggggcggaataaacggttgtctttcaaattccctctgcacgcaataggatagcgctaaaactcatgagtcccatgcgttttcacaccagcggagctagttggctagttcaaacttttgccaaccgAGTGGgaggacttgcctaaaaggactgcCTTGCCTAATGAGCTGATTTGCACAGGTGTCTATGATGAGCCTTCCTGCAGCAGAACTAGGCTGAACCATGCCATGCTGGTGGTTGGCTACGGAACTGAAGATGGCCAAGACTACTGGCTGGTGAAGAACAGGTAGGCTGCAACCACACTGATCAACTCAACCCAGTCCCACAGAACTGTGTAGAGACGTCTTGGACCCTAATCTGACCGATGTGCAAAGCCATTAGTGTGCCGtgcatatatattttatttagttataTACATAAAAATGGAAGCATGATGGACAATAGACTTAAATCAATTCAAATTAGGCCATCTAATCACTGTTTTATATTAATAACCTTGTTGACATATtcaattttgtttgtttagctGGAGCACTTCCTGGGGAGAAGATGGCTACATCAAGATGTCTAGAAATCTGGACAACCAATGTGGCATTGCCTCTTATTGTTTCTTCCCTCAAGTCTGATGATGAGTTGGTTTATAACATTGAGGACATTTCTGGAATTTATTAACTTGTTCATTAATCACAAGACCAGACATCTGATTAACAGGAGATGCCTCTACCTCCACCACATATACTCTAAGGCTATTTTTTCAAGCGTATCTTTGGATAGATCTGAGAATGTATAGGGCATGCAGGAAGTTGAGGTCATGTTCAAAGAAGTTCATCACCTCATGTGACAAACTCAGGGTTCCGGTTTCACTTACAGTTTTCCCTACAGAGAAATATGACGACACTATAGCTCACAACGCCTAGTCCACTGGTCATGTCATACtaatacagaaaaacaaaacaattattGCTGCAATTGTTTGTGCTTTTATCTATCAAATTTGATTTAGCTTCAAGCAAACATGAAAAGAGGAGTTTCAAAATATTCTGCATATGGGGAACTGGCTTGATTATTTGAAGATTtatttttcctgtgtgtgtgtgtgtggggggcggggggtCTTTAAGACATGAAGAA from Alosa alosa isolate M-15738 ecotype Scorff River chromosome 1, AALO_Geno_1.1, whole genome shotgun sequence harbors:
- the LOC125297242 gene encoding procathepsin L-like; amino-acid sequence: MKLLLIAAASLAVVSCASLSLEDLEFHAWKLKFGKVYRTPEEEARRKEIWLSTRRRVLTHNILADQGIKTYRMGMNHFSDMDNDEYHNTLLLRNTLLSNATKTMAQLGRTPSKQKGVAMLPKSVDWRTKSCVTPVKDQTQQCGSCWAFSTTGALESHTCIYKGRLPSLSEQQLVDCSRSYGNEGCNGGYIDRAYEYVIKTGGVDTEDSYPYEAEDDTCRFKRSAISVSCKGYTEVKPPGEESALQEAVANEGPVSVAIDAENDFRNYQSGVYDEPSCSRTRLNHAMLVVGYGTEDGQDYWLVKNSWSTSWGEDGYIKMSRNLDNQCGIASYCFFPQV